Genomic window (Musa acuminata AAA Group cultivar baxijiao chromosome BXJ1-9, Cavendish_Baxijiao_AAA, whole genome shotgun sequence):
ATTAAACACGGGCTACTCATCTCCAAGTCAATCTATCTTTCTCCTCCACTCTTTCCTTTTCCCACCCAACTCCCGACTCCCAACTCCAAACCAACATCCTTTTAATTCCTCCTCTCTGCTCAGTCCCACCCATATGCTTACCCCTCTGCATCAGTCCCCGAGAGAATAGCCTTCTCTTTTTGTTCTCTGAACTCGTCCATCCAATGGAAAACCTTCACCATGGATTCCATGAGAACGAGCAGCAATCTTCCCATCCCACCTCCCCTTACTCCAACTCCAGCAGTAAcaacggcagcagcagcagcagcaatggtGTGACAGCAGCTGCAGCAGCGGCCGCTTGTTCGCCCACACCTCTCACTCCCCAGTCCTTACCGAAATCCGTCGACACCAATCCTTTCCCCACCACCTTCATCCAGGCTGACGCCTCTTCCTTCAAGCAAGTAGTCCAGATGCTCACAGGCTCCGTGGTGACGGCCGCCAAGCACGCCGGCGCCACCGCAGCGCCGCCAACCAAGAACTTGGTTTCGCCCGCCGCGAAGGCCACCGGCCCCAAGAAGCCAACTTTTAAGCTCCATGAGCGCCGGGGCAGCCTCAAGAACCTGAAGATGATAAGCCCAATGATCCCAGGTTTCGTCAAGACCGACCCGAGTTCTCCCATGGGCGTGGCCTTCTTCTCCCGGAGGCAGCCGGAGATCCTTTCGCCGAGCATGCTGGACCTGCCGTCGTTGAACCTCAGCCCCGTCACGCCTTTGATCCCCGATCCGTTCAACCGGACGCCGCAACCCAGTCCGGCCGCCGCCACCGGAGCAGCGATGTCGGCCGAGGACCGGGCGATTGCCGAGAGGGGGTTCTACTTCCACCCTTCGCCAAAGACCACGCCGAGGGGCTCGGAGCCGCCGAGGCTGCTGCCGCTGTTCCCGGTCACGTCCCCGAGACCGTCATCGGCTTCGGCTGCCGGCACTTCCATTTAGATTGGTGGTATGAGAAGAACGGTTCAAACGTACAATTTGAGCTTCTCACTCGAGAGCTTTTGATTTCTAATTCTCTCTGTCATGCAAACCGattaatccaacatgagatgaatgATCTCTGCATGGTGCCTCTCTTTCTTCTCTATGTATCGTCTTCCTTATCAAGAGCTTTCTCTTCCACCTTCTTGGACATATGATAATGTCTAGTCGTGGACTAGGAAAAAAATTGATCTCTTCATGCGGTCAGTTCATTGTTCGTTTTCTTGAGAAAGCTCTTTTACCAAATTTTTTGATATATGATCAAAGATGATTTGCTTAAAGGATACCTCTCAGCCGAACTATCCCCAGATAGTTCTAATTCCCCAAAAGTCTGGAATTTGAAGGATTCAGGAGTACAAAACAGTGATTGGGAAGTTGCTGTGACATGTGTTCATGAAGCCATTCACCGATGCAAGATGAGGCTTCTGTGTTTGGCTTGGCCGAGAAGGAAGAATTTTGTGTCTTGAATTAGGTCCTGTACTACTTAGGAAGCTTGTTCTGTCTTTGATATTGACTTCCGCAAGTGCTGTGGCATTTTCCTTTTGTTAGAATAACTTGAGGGCTGCTGAGTTTGATGGAAAAGGAGAAGCTTCCCATGGAGTGTTTGGGACTGCCACTTCAAAAAGGAGTGGTTGGTTTGCTTATGCTGTAATAACTGGAAAAGAGATTAGATAGCTGGAAAGCACAACTCTTTTTCACTGAAGAGAGATGAAGCTTACTTACATGgaagcagatttgaaaagaagaaagagtttggcAGGCTTGGAATCATTAATTCACCAGATTTTAATCATGGCTGAACACTATCAGATTCTCATTCTTCTCTGCTCCTCTCATCTCCTTTTGTTTCAAGAGAGATAAGAAGATAAGTGCCAGAGAATTGGTGGTCTGCTTTAGACTTCCACTTTGCTTGTCATTTAAAATGTGATGTGCATTCTGCTGCTTTTTCTTTGCTTGACAACCAATGAACCGACTCCCTTTGTCATGATGCACCGGCCTAACCTCAGTCCAAACTCTAATATTAAGTGAACATGGAGTAAAGAACCGTAACAAAGGAGGGCAGAAACTGTGCCTTCACAGACACAGCAAGGCTTGTTATCATATCTCAAGTTTCATGTCCACTAGACCTATCACAATAGTCTTTGTTACAAGTGAGTTTGGAAAAGGTCTTGCTCTTGGAGCAAAGTGTCAACAGAGAACCTGTCTAGTGTGATTCCTGCTATGCCAAGGTGTAGCGTTTTGACTGAAGCCACAAGATGCAAGGAGCTGCTGAAAGAGTGTTCAGGTCATGTCAATAGCTTTCTGCTACAGATTTGGTttcatccttctttttcttttggttgaATCTGATACCATCTGTAGCCAACTTAAAATTGACTTGTGTTGCAGTAGTACATGGAGAAACTGCAACAGAGAGTCTTATGAATATGTAATTCGAAGGAAGCCAGCATTCGGTGCAGTTTCTTTCTTCACACACCAAAACCTCACAGAGAAGTTGGTGATGAGTAGTGTCAGAACAGGGCATACACAGTTTATACTTCACGAGGAGATTGATGTGATTAAAGTTAGCTAATCTCACTTGCCTTCAATGATGAACCGAGTCAATCAACAACACAGATCCCTAGATCAAGACAAACCACAGGGAAGAAGATCTCGAAGTGACGACTCTAAACTGGTTGTGGAGTTGGCCACCGAAACATGAGAATCCCTTGATGTGATGAGAGAAGAGAGACGAGGTTAGACGAAGGTTTTGGTGCTGCCTCTTCAGCTTCTGCCGCctgttgcctctctctctctctctctctctctctctcgtcctaCCACTggggtcttctcttcttgttgagCTCTGCAGTCATGAAGGTGCCGATGCAGTAGCACAGCAGTAGTAAGCGCAGGACCTGTTGGTGTCAATAGTAAACGTGTTTCACGAAAAGCTTCCAGTAACCATCAACTTTCAATCGGCTTTGGTGATCGTGTTGCTGAGATCGTCGGTCAAACCGCATCAAGAAACGTGGAAACCTTTGAGCTTAGATGGCATATGCTGAAGCAAAAACCAGATAGGGCGTATATAATAAATACCGAGAACAAGAATCCGTGTGCTTATCCTAACACGGCAGCCCAAATTGACCAACTTGGCGAGCGCGACGGTAAAAATCCGTAGCGGCGACGCGTCCCTGTCGATCAGCGATGGCGACGCTCCCCGTCGCCATCTTCTCTGACCTCTCTCCTTCCCACCTTCCCCTCTCCGCTGTCGCTGCCCAGGCAGCGCCCAGGTGGAAGCGGTCAGGTCCTCTGACGTCAGACGCGGGTTCAGACAGGTGGGGCCACCTTTCCTTCCTTTTTTAAGTGGAGACTCCCTGTTTCCTGCCCGGATCGAGACGGCGCACCCACCGCACCGTACATTATTACGCTACCAAACTAAAATATCCTTTCCCCCGCGGCAAAGACGGACGGTTAGGATTCTATCAGAACTGGCAGAGTGGAATGATCGAGGCTGCTCGCAATTATTATCTGATCGAGCAGGGGAGCGCTCTCGATCGAATGCGCCCAAATAGACGCGGAAACAGCTACGGAGAGGAAGGGACGAAGCCGTACCCGACTCGTCCCTCCGCCGGACGCGCGAAATAAAGAAGGGCGATCTGTCGTCCCCTTCCTTCTTCCGCAGGCGGACGAGGTTACGCCCCATGGATTCTGCGTGCGTCTCCCTTTCCCTTCCTTCTTTTTGCACCCATCAGTTGCAAATGCTTTTATTGATCACGGTGGGGTGCTCGTTTGCTTTGCCTTTCGCAGGTTTTGTGCGTGGCCTTCTGTTgattgatcgatcgatcgatttcGTGTGCCATGGAGATGTTGATTGGGTTCGTTCTGTAACGATGGAGATTCGGATCCGGCGAAGGCGTGATAGATTCGGGTGTGGCGGCGGCGTTTTGGGGTTTGCATCCTGGTCGTTCCTGTGTTCTCCTTGATCGAGGCCTTGTAACGACTTCGAGGTCGGATCTTTGACCTCCGATCTGGAGGAAAATGGAGGAGGAGCGTAGCTCTTGGGTGCTGAGGGCCAAGTTTTCCCACACGCCCTACCAGCGATCGGGCTCTGCGCGAGTGAGCTTGGCCTCTGATTTGGCCCTGCTGACCGAACCCAATGAATCGAATTCGGGTGGCGCGTCGAGTTTGCCGTCGAACAGGTCCTCTTTTCGGTCTGGCTGCCATTCCTTGCCGAGTCCGACGAACTCGCGCGTGGGACCGCGGGAGAAAAGCTCCGCAAAGAAGTCGAGTACCCGACCTGATGATGGTGGTCCGTCGGAGGCGAAGAATCCGGGGAGCCCGAGCGCCCAGTGTTCTGAATTCTCCTTCTATCCCCAAGGATTCCCGGCTCTGAAATCAGGAGGAGCGAGTTCTGCCGCAGTCGTGAGCTGGAAATTTCCAGTTTCTCGTCAGAAAGCA
Coding sequences:
- the LOC135592555 gene encoding VQ motif-containing protein 4-like; amino-acid sequence: MENLHHGFHENEQQSSHPTSPYSNSSSNNGSSSSSNGVTAAAAAAACSPTPLTPQSLPKSVDTNPFPTTFIQADASSFKQVVQMLTGSVVTAAKHAGATAAPPTKNLVSPAAKATGPKKPTFKLHERRGSLKNLKMISPMIPGFVKTDPSSPMGVAFFSRRQPEILSPSMLDLPSLNLSPVTPLIPDPFNRTPQPSPAAATGAAMSAEDRAIAERGFYFHPSPKTTPRGSEPPRLLPLFPVTSPRPSSASAAGTSI